A single window of Athene noctua chromosome 1, bAthNoc1.hap1.1, whole genome shotgun sequence DNA harbors:
- the LOC141971486 gene encoding claudin-8-like: MACCVLQITGLIFGGVGMVGTLAATVMPQWRVSAYIDGNIVVFETIWEGLWMDCISQLGIRLQCKFYDSVLALPPTLEAFRALMCIAVILSIISFLMAIVGVKYTHRTKEDPHGISIFILAAGVSFLLTGILVMIPVSWTGGSIIYDFYDPTVPMPLKRELGAALYVGWVSTALLIAVGAMYCSFWCWADTSSKSRYPSLSRHRLHKPDFAGGPSLSVHAYV, from the coding sequence ATGGCTTGCTGTGTGCTACAAATCACTGGTTTAATATTCGGAGGTGTCGGCATGGTCGGGACTTTGGCAGCCACAGTTATGCCGCAGTGGAGAGTTTCTGCCTACATCGATGGCAACATCGTGGTGTTCGAGACCATCTGGGAAGGACTGTGGATGGACTGCATCAGTCAGCTGGGCATCAGGCTGCAGTGCAAATTCTACGACTCTGTCCTGGCTCTCCCCCCTACCTTGGAGGCATTCAGAGCCCTCATGTGCATTGCAGTGATCCTGTCAATCATTTCCTTTTTGATGGCCATTGTTGGTGTGAAGTACACTCACAGGACCAAGGAGGATCCCCACGGCATCAGTATCTTCATACTGGCAGCTGGAGTTTCCTTTCTGCTGACGGGCATCCTCGTTATGATCCCTGTGTCCTGGACTGGAGGTAGCATCATTTACGACTTCTATGATCCAACAGTCCCTATGCCACTGAAACGAGAACTAGGAGCTGCTCTATATGTGGGCTGGGTGAGCACTGCACTTCTCATAGCAGTGGGAGCAATGTACTGTAGCTTCTGGTGCTGGGCTGATACATCCTCAAAATCCAGGTATCCTTCACTTTCCCGTCACAGATTGCACAAACCTGACTTTGCAGGAGGGCCATCCCTAAGCGTGCATGCCTATGTGTAG